In a single window of the Debaryomyces hansenii CBS767 chromosome A complete sequence genome:
- a CDS encoding DEHA2A14740p (no similarity) yields MQLRSNFESLNCMFTKKTMFADVPCATEIKCMDTSMINRLDQKHELLKDNLFPCISWKVGENLGKDIKTFAVVVQDIDLPLPFVALHGCFFNISEH; encoded by the coding sequence ATGCAATTAAGGCTGAACTTCGAAAGCCTTAATTGCATGTTCACGAAGAAGACCATGTTTGCAGATGTTCCTTGTGCAACTGAGATAAAATGTATGGATACAAGCATGATAAATAGGCTTGATCAGAAACACGAACTTCTAAAAGATAATCTTTTTCCTTGTATTTCTTGGAAAGTCGGAGAAAATTTAGGAAAAGATATTAAGACTTTTGCAGTGGTGGTGCAAGATATTGACTTGCCTCTACCATTTGTGGCTCTTCATGGatgtttcttcaatatttcagaACATTAG
- a CDS encoding DEHA2A14762p (similar to CA3328|IPF10564 Candida albicans) produces MSLYHLSIILASIIQGANTFPLQPNGRKISITMIEPKNGFLNVIGMPRALLDTDFAKSQYFAFNGLKGIKFDNIFENEKRTRRTTTNSQINLELSYIQAKVTNLDKKSAEYQMGKESKAYSLQFDYVVLATGRHRSPPMSPKSLDIKSFVSEAGEFKQKVEKSDKVSVIGAGAVGIEIAAEIKHSYPEKTVNLIHPYSSFPPEPLSGKFKEYVHSALKDAGINIYLETRVEKELANGNLVTVDGKIIESQFNYWSSGKKNNISMLSKEIQEKYVSEKGNLLTNEHLQLSNVQDTVKNFYCIGDIVEIPVIKTAGWAAKMGRICASNIFSLLLNKEANETLPEKLLKSKNMVLVSGNRDIVSEANSQVEINNVRLVEQYKDYCLSKAMMKLNL; encoded by the coding sequence ATGCTGCTTTAtcatttatcaataattttagcCTCAATAATTCAAGGTGCGAATACCTTTCCCTTGCAGCCTAATGGAAGGAAAATTTCCATTACAATGATTGAGCCCAAAAATGGATTTTTAAACGTTATTGGAATGCCCCGTGCTCTTCTTGATACtgattttgcaaaatctCAGTACTTTGCTTTTAATGGGCTCAAGGGTATTAAATTCGATAATATTTTCGAAAACGAGAAAAGGACCAGAAGGACAACTACAAATAGCCAAATTAACTTGGAATTAAGTTATATTCAAGCAAAGGTTACAAACTTAGATAAAAAGAGTGCTGAATACCAAATGGGAAAGGAACTGAAAGCTTATTCCCTTCAATTTGATTATGTGGTTTTAGCAACAGGCAGACATAGATCTCCTCCTATGTCCCCAAAATCTTTAGATATAAAATCATTTGTAAGTGAAGCTGGTGAATTTAAACagaaagttgaaaaatcagaCAAGGTATCGGTTATTGGAGCTGGTGCCGTGGGAATTGAGATAGCTGCTGAAATAAAACATTCTTATCCAGAAAAAACTgtgaatttgattcatcCATATTCGCTGTTCCCGCCGGAACCACTTTCTGggaaattcaaagaatatgTTCATTCTGCTTTGAAAGATGCAggaataaatatttatcttgAAACTAGggttgaaaaagaattagctAATGGTAACTTAGTAACTGTTGATGgcaaaattattgaatctcaatttaattattgGAGTAGCGGCAAAAAGAACAACATAAGTATGCTTTCTAAGgaaattcaagaaaaatatgTTTCTGAAAAAGGAAATTTGTTGACCAATGAACATCTACAGTTATCTAATGTTCAAGACACAGTTAAAAATTTCTACTGCATTGGAGATATAGTTGAAATTCCTGTCATCAAGACTGCTGGATGGGCAGCTAAAATGGGTAGGATTTGTGCATCTAACATTTTTAGCTTATTACTCAATAAGGAAGCCAATGAGACTTTACCTGAGAAGTTGCTCAAGTCCAAGAACATGGTGCTTGTATCTGGAAATCGTGATATAGTTAGTGAAGCAAATAGTCAagttgaaataaataacgTTCGTTTGGTCGAGCAATACAAGGACTATTGCTTGAGTAAAGCAATGATGAAGCTAAACCTATAA